A window of Rubricoccus marinus contains these coding sequences:
- a CDS encoding TonB-dependent receptor has translation MSLAVRPVLCAILAACVAAGAMAQSEGAPEAQTLTWDRAPLAEALYAFTEASGVEIVFALRLVRDVRVSGRYTVGEPPGPALGALLAGSGLRAERVRRAQFVLISDPLNLPGLGDDPSLYTGVLEGRVTDAETDEPLWGAHVWLVDLDLGGVADARGEFAVERLPAGRYSVRVSHVGYRTVRVDLDVFPASPQLPPTIRLRPEAVNSSAATVRPSAQPLEPEPGLAVLTPPGSPEAGRPALSIAGPVLGGDLLGGLSLVPGVSRAGGASGPLTLRGADPGRALVVRDGVPIYGENASFQPEALQSARLHNGPLPVELDGGAGVLELTTRAPGPDARGVLAGGLGGVRGVVSAPLAPTLGAQVGWGRPGPSDLPLASARAEAGALVIDPRGWRGEADAARRAWDAEAKLTWTPRPAQTVEAGAYRSGTRLGADLLSGPAPASWEIRSASTAANVRYDGLVDDRTFASGLAYLTRASGDEETPGLATQTAITEGGLRAEVDHAPSLTHQVRLGAHAAVREVSADQGVRLRQRLTEAAVYARDTWKPSARLELRPGVRLALVGTRAVAEPRLQARWSAVPKRLDLRAGLARQTQAVHRLHGYASGANAPRDLAATRWLLASGGIAPAVTWLGGLGAEWRPSDDVAFSADLFVRTARDVRLARGLAVQEPPVEAASLAALFPAHRERAVGLDLAAGVRRQTWALQGGLSLARAEVRREAPEASGAVRPWRASRYSRPVSFSVAGEKTLGLATLGARLDLESARPGARGDRDAPEARLTLGADAQTEAFGVTWILGARAETRLRGDGPLASGGLPPGAPLALGALGPAVVPGVRLVARW, from the coding sequence CGTGTTCGCGCTGCGGTTGGTGCGGGACGTGCGCGTAAGCGGGCGCTACACCGTCGGTGAGCCGCCGGGCCCGGCGCTGGGCGCGCTCCTGGCGGGCAGCGGGCTCCGCGCCGAGCGGGTGCGGCGCGCGCAGTTCGTGCTCATCTCAGACCCGCTCAACCTGCCCGGCCTGGGAGACGACCCCTCCCTTTACACCGGCGTGCTGGAGGGCCGCGTGACCGACGCCGAGACCGACGAGCCGCTCTGGGGCGCGCACGTCTGGCTCGTCGACCTCGACCTCGGCGGCGTGGCCGACGCCAGAGGCGAGTTCGCCGTCGAGCGGCTCCCGGCCGGGCGGTACTCCGTCCGCGTCTCGCACGTCGGCTACCGCACGGTGCGGGTGGACCTGGACGTGTTTCCGGCCTCGCCGCAGCTCCCGCCCACGATCCGCCTCCGGCCCGAGGCGGTGAACTCCTCCGCCGCGACGGTCCGGCCGTCGGCGCAGCCGCTGGAGCCCGAGCCCGGCCTGGCGGTCCTCACGCCGCCGGGCTCGCCAGAGGCCGGGCGGCCCGCGCTCTCCATCGCCGGGCCGGTCCTCGGCGGCGACCTGCTCGGCGGCCTCTCACTCGTGCCGGGCGTCTCGCGCGCCGGGGGCGCCAGCGGCCCGCTCACGCTGCGCGGCGCCGACCCCGGCCGCGCGCTCGTCGTGCGCGATGGCGTGCCCATCTACGGCGAGAACGCCTCGTTTCAGCCCGAGGCGCTGCAGTCGGCGCGGCTGCACAACGGCCCGCTCCCCGTCGAGCTGGACGGCGGTGCGGGCGTCTTGGAGCTCACCACGCGTGCCCCGGGGCCCGACGCCAGAGGCGTCCTCGCGGGCGGCCTGGGCGGCGTTCGGGGCGTGGTCTCTGCACCTCTGGCGCCGACGCTCGGCGCCCAGGTGGGGTGGGGGAGGCCCGGCCCGAGCGATCTGCCTCTGGCGTCGGCGCGCGCCGAGGCGGGCGCGCTCGTGATCGACCCGCGCGGGTGGCGCGGCGAGGCCGACGCGGCGCGGCGGGCGTGGGACGCGGAGGCCAAGCTGACGTGGACGCCGCGGCCGGCGCAAACCGTGGAGGCAGGCGCGTACCGCAGCGGCACGCGCCTCGGCGCCGACCTCCTCTCCGGCCCTGCTCCCGCCTCGTGGGAGATCCGCAGCGCGAGCACGGCCGCCAACGTCCGCTACGACGGCCTCGTGGACGATCGCACGTTCGCCAGCGGCCTCGCCTACCTCACGCGCGCCTCTGGCGACGAGGAGACCCCCGGCCTCGCCACGCAAACCGCGATCACCGAAGGCGGCCTCCGCGCCGAGGTCGATCACGCCCCTTCGCTCACCCACCAGGTCCGCCTGGGCGCCCACGCCGCTGTGCGCGAGGTGAGCGCGGACCAGGGCGTGCGCCTCCGCCAGAGGCTGACCGAGGCGGCGGTCTACGCGCGCGACACGTGGAAGCCGAGCGCCCGCCTCGAACTCCGCCCCGGCGTACGCCTCGCCCTCGTCGGTACGCGCGCAGTCGCGGAGCCGCGGCTGCAGGCGCGGTGGAGCGCGGTCCCCAAGCGGCTCGACCTCCGCGCCGGCCTCGCGCGGCAGACCCAGGCCGTCCACCGCTTGCACGGCTACGCCTCTGGCGCGAACGCCCCGCGCGATCTCGCCGCCACGCGCTGGCTTCTCGCCAGCGGCGGCATCGCGCCTGCCGTGACCTGGCTCGGCGGGCTCGGCGCCGAGTGGCGCCCATCCGACGATGTCGCGTTCAGCGCCGACCTCTTTGTCCGCACCGCGCGCGACGTGCGCCTCGCCCGAGGCCTGGCGGTCCAGGAGCCGCCCGTCGAGGCGGCGTCGCTGGCGGCGCTGTTTCCCGCCCACCGCGAGCGGGCGGTTGGGTTGGACCTCGCCGCGGGCGTCCGCCGCCAGACCTGGGCGCTTCAGGGCGGCCTCTCGCTCGCGCGCGCCGAAGTGCGCCGCGAGGCGCCAGAGGCCTCTGGCGCCGTCCGTCCCTGGCGCGCGTCGCGCTACAGCCGCCCCGTCTCGTTCTCCGTCGCGGGCGAGAAGACGCTCGGCCTCGCCACGCTCGGCGCGCGGCTCGATCTCGAATCTGCCCGCCCCGGCGCGAGGGGCGACCGCGACGCGCCAGAGGCCCGGCTCACGCTCGGTGCCGACGCGCAGACCGAGGCGTTTGGCGTGACGTGGATCCTCGGCGCGCGCGCCGAAACCCGCCTGCGGGGCGACGGCCCGCTCGCGAGCGGGGGGCTGCCGCCCGGCGCGCCTCTGGCGCTCGGCGCCCTCGGCCCCGCCGTCGTCCCCGGCGTGCGCTTGGTCGCACGGTGGTAA
- a CDS encoding regulatory protein RecX — protein MNRKNPWERRSDAREASGEDTERPDAGKKDPFEKRVRVPDVETLTEGTITSVQAQKKDMDRVSIFLDGKFAFGIAADIAIGEGLKKGLVLTPEAQHKLFQKEEVIAARRASLDYLSLGGKTSTELKRSLARRGFSDFAAEDAIAQMERYGYLDDAAYAMAFAKGRAASRGHGPQRLRADLLKKGVPRAAIDRALEELDADDLAESANALGLKRWRALSSESDTRKRKKKTTDFLLRRGFSFDQARTAVEAALAKDEDVEDADDGWDA, from the coding sequence ATGAACCGAAAGAACCCCTGGGAGCGCCGCTCCGACGCACGTGAGGCCTCTGGCGAAGACACCGAGCGCCCCGACGCCGGCAAGAAAGACCCGTTCGAGAAGCGCGTCCGCGTGCCCGACGTGGAGACGCTGACCGAAGGCACCATCACGTCCGTCCAGGCTCAGAAAAAGGACATGGACCGCGTGAGCATCTTCCTGGATGGGAAGTTCGCCTTCGGCATCGCGGCGGATATCGCCATCGGCGAGGGGCTCAAAAAGGGGCTCGTGCTCACGCCAGAGGCACAGCACAAGCTGTTTCAGAAAGAGGAGGTGATCGCCGCGCGCCGCGCCTCGCTGGACTACCTCTCGCTCGGCGGCAAGACCTCGACGGAGCTCAAACGCTCGCTCGCGCGCCGGGGCTTTTCCGACTTCGCCGCTGAGGACGCCATCGCGCAGATGGAGCGCTACGGCTACCTGGACGACGCCGCCTACGCGATGGCCTTCGCCAAAGGCCGCGCCGCCTCTCGCGGCCACGGCCCGCAGCGCCTCCGCGCCGACCTCCTCAAGAAAGGCGTCCCCCGCGCCGCCATCGACCGCGCGCTGGAGGAATTGGACGCCGACGACCTGGCGGAGTCCGCCAACGCGCTCGGCCTCAAGCGCTGGCGCGCGCTCTCCAGCGAGTCCGACACGCGCAAGCGCAAAAAGAAGACGACGGACTTCCTGCTCCGCCGCGGCTTCTCCTTCGACCAGGCCCGGACGGCCGTGGAGGCCGCGCTCGCCAAAGACGAGGACGTAGAGGACGCGGACGACGGCTGGGATGCCTGA
- a CDS encoding purine-nucleoside phosphorylase gives MFDPAEDARQIDEAVAAIRAQTDLVPDLALVLGSGLGALADEVEDAVIIPTGEVPHYPASTVEGHAGRLVLGTLEGRPVLVVQGRVHLYEGHEPRAVTFPVRLAHALGAKGLFLTNAAGGMNPSFVPGTLMLITDHINLAFTSALSGKMASGEHRFPDMSNPYDAEWRKQAGNIALTHGVPYREGVYVWTAGPSYETPAEIRFFQRAGADAVGMSTVPEAIQAAALGMPVLGLSTITNLAAGLQGRPLNHAEVMEVGQMVRERLSTWVRAIVAETGPGR, from the coding sequence ATGTTCGACCCCGCCGAAGACGCCCGACAGATTGACGAGGCCGTCGCTGCCATCCGCGCCCAAACCGACCTCGTGCCCGATCTCGCCCTCGTCCTCGGCTCCGGCCTCGGCGCGCTCGCGGACGAGGTGGAGGACGCCGTCATCATCCCGACGGGCGAGGTCCCGCACTACCCGGCCTCGACCGTCGAGGGCCACGCCGGGCGGCTCGTGCTGGGCACGCTGGAAGGGCGCCCCGTGCTCGTCGTGCAGGGGCGCGTGCATCTCTACGAAGGCCACGAGCCTCGCGCGGTGACCTTCCCGGTCCGGCTTGCACATGCCCTCGGCGCGAAGGGGCTGTTCCTGACCAACGCCGCGGGCGGGATGAACCCGTCGTTCGTGCCGGGCACGCTGATGCTGATCACGGACCACATCAACCTCGCGTTTACGAGCGCGCTGAGCGGGAAGATGGCCTCTGGCGAGCACCGCTTCCCGGACATGTCCAACCCGTACGACGCGGAGTGGAGAAAACAGGCCGGTAACATTGCGTTAACACACGGCGTGCCCTATCGTGAGGGCGTGTATGTGTGGACGGCCGGGCCGTCGTACGAGACGCCGGCCGAGATCCGCTTTTTCCAGCGCGCCGGTGCCGACGCCGTCGGCATGAGCACGGTCCCCGAGGCCATCCAGGCCGCCGCGCTCGGCATGCCCGTTCTCGGGCTGTCCACCATTACCAACCTCGCCGCCGGTCTCCAGGGCCGCCCGCTCAATCACGCCGAAGTGATGGAAGTCGGGCAGATGGTCCGGGAACGGCTCTCCACCTGGGTCCGCGCGATCGTCGCCGAGACCGGACCCGGGCGCTGA
- a CDS encoding tetratricopeptide repeat-containing S1 family peptidase codes for MSRLLCLALSVLALPLAVRWAAPEASAADVAPLALEHADAPAPEAAAREAELFSTLDRRVVRVGETVTLVVELAVALQDETSGVPFIRALTASAPEASEDVALESAGPVVQHWDRGVLQLERRYTLRVLREGDLSVAPLALDLGGRTLETRRQRLRGYAVQPDHAAASVVAIVADGRQGRAPFRRVGSAWLAAPDALVTAYHVVVGAGRVRVQLPSGRIVSVRRVWALDPERDIAVLHIDPRETEGMAALPVAPPEAAGDAVAFTFGWPLANGGDAFERPQVGTAAALYTGIGPDLRTAGNAVRPGDSGGPLLDARGRVLGVVVSGRSTNGEADLLREDVCLAADPVPALRQRPSRPVPLARALRHAARALPAARAFEAATALTGPGHRPADAPRHRALLMDAARAAPQDAALQFLAGSVLEALGEDDEAARIYQGAHEAGYFPAAYALAHHHLETDPIQAERLFREIRASDAYAHLGAMGHARALVALSRWREAEDALAEVLDHEPTYAPALYLLGVVRLARGEDDAALALERRLASAPGWAASLRFLLRNEVLRPTALRPLARVRLAPEVPLGY; via the coding sequence ATGTCCCGTCTGCTCTGCCTCGCCCTCTCCGTTCTCGCGCTGCCTCTGGCGGTGCGATGGGCGGCGCCAGAGGCGAGCGCGGCAGACGTCGCGCCTCTGGCGCTGGAACACGCGGACGCCCCCGCGCCAGAGGCCGCCGCGCGAGAAGCCGAACTGTTCAGCACGCTGGACCGCCGCGTGGTGCGGGTCGGCGAGACCGTTACGCTGGTCGTCGAACTCGCCGTGGCGCTGCAAGACGAGACCTCTGGCGTGCCGTTTATCCGCGCGCTCACCGCCTCGGCGCCAGAGGCTAGTGAGGACGTGGCGCTGGAATCGGCCGGGCCGGTCGTGCAGCACTGGGACCGCGGCGTGCTCCAACTGGAGCGCCGCTATACGCTCCGCGTCCTCCGCGAGGGCGACCTGAGCGTGGCGCCTCTGGCGCTGGACCTCGGCGGGCGCACGCTCGAGACGCGCCGCCAGAGGCTCCGCGGCTACGCCGTTCAGCCGGACCACGCCGCCGCCTCGGTCGTCGCGATCGTGGCCGACGGGCGGCAGGGGCGGGCGCCGTTCCGCCGCGTCGGCTCGGCGTGGCTCGCCGCACCCGATGCGCTCGTGACGGCCTACCACGTCGTCGTAGGCGCGGGCCGCGTGCGCGTGCAGCTTCCGTCGGGCCGCATCGTCTCCGTCCGCCGCGTGTGGGCGCTCGATCCCGAGCGAGACATCGCGGTCCTGCACATCGACCCGCGCGAGACCGAGGGGATGGCCGCGCTGCCCGTCGCGCCGCCAGAGGCCGCGGGCGACGCCGTCGCGTTCACCTTCGGGTGGCCCCTGGCGAACGGCGGGGACGCCTTCGAGCGGCCACAAGTCGGAACCGCCGCGGCGCTCTACACCGGCATCGGCCCGGACCTCCGCACGGCGGGCAACGCCGTCCGCCCCGGCGACAGCGGCGGCCCGCTGCTCGACGCCAGGGGCCGCGTGCTCGGCGTCGTCGTCTCCGGCCGCTCCACGAACGGTGAGGCCGACCTCTTGCGCGAGGACGTGTGCCTCGCCGCCGACCCCGTTCCCGCGCTCCGCCAGCGGCCCAGCCGCCCGGTGCCTCTGGCGCGCGCGCTCCGCCATGCCGCCCGCGCGCTTCCCGCCGCTCGCGCCTTCGAGGCCGCGACGGCGCTGACCGGCCCCGGCCACAGGCCCGCCGACGCGCCGCGCCACCGCGCGCTGCTGATGGACGCCGCCCGCGCCGCGCCGCAGGACGCCGCGCTCCAGTTCCTCGCCGGGTCCGTCCTGGAAGCCCTCGGCGAGGACGACGAGGCCGCGCGCATCTACCAGGGCGCGCACGAGGCCGGCTACTTCCCGGCTGCCTACGCGCTCGCGCACCACCACCTGGAAACGGATCCGATCCAGGCCGAGCGCCTCTTCCGTGAGATCCGGGCCTCCGACGCCTACGCGCACCTCGGCGCGATGGGGCACGCCCGCGCGCTCGTCGCGCTGAGCCGCTGGCGCGAGGCCGAGGACGCCCTCGCCGAAGTGCTGGACCACGAGCCCACCTATGCACCCGCGCTGTACCTCCTCGGCGTCGTGCGTCTCGCCAGAGGCGAGGACGACGCGGCGCTGGCGTTGGAGCGGCGGCTCGCCTCGGCGCCGGGGTGGGCGGCCAGCCTCCGCTTCCTGCTCCGCAACGAGGTCCTGCGGCCGACGGCGCTCCGGCCTCTGGCGCGGGTCCGGCTGGCCCCCGAGGTCCCGTTGGGGTACTAG
- the hisC gene encoding histidinol-phosphate transaminase, whose protein sequence is MSDAPTHLVREAIRRERAYRVPTQTGIAAKLDQNESPYSVLDAIKDAALQEVRETPWNRYPDDRPHRLVAAVAEQWGLAPEAVIVGHGSNEITHTLGLCFVDPGTPVVLPTPMFSLYASVMRMFEAEVTEVAPEADLTHSADAILAAATASGAALTVVTTPNNPTGQTIPHEDLKQLAAGVPGILVIDEAYHEFLTGPTALDVLAEHPNVLVMRTFSKAMGLAGLRVGTLVGHPDLIQEIEKSRLPFVVDRLAEAVALQVLARPELVAERVAESRAEHDRLADAVEAMPGCEVLRGKANFFLFRTPLAHAAVRETLAARGVNIRDVTGYPDLAPRDGTPGWLRVSIGTPEENDAFLASLESVIRDA, encoded by the coding sequence ATGTCCGACGCCCCGACCCACCTCGTTCGCGAGGCTATCCGCCGCGAGCGCGCCTACCGCGTGCCGACCCAGACCGGCATCGCCGCCAAGCTGGACCAGAACGAGAGCCCGTACAGCGTCCTCGACGCCATCAAGGACGCGGCGCTCCAGGAGGTCCGCGAGACGCCCTGGAACCGCTACCCCGATGACCGCCCGCATCGCCTCGTCGCGGCGGTCGCGGAGCAGTGGGGCCTCGCGCCAGAGGCCGTCATCGTGGGCCACGGCTCCAACGAGATCACGCACACGCTCGGGCTCTGCTTTGTGGACCCCGGCACGCCGGTCGTCCTCCCGACGCCGATGTTCTCGCTCTATGCGAGCGTGATGCGCATGTTCGAGGCCGAGGTCACCGAGGTTGCGCCAGAGGCCGATCTAACGCACAGCGCCGACGCCATCCTGGCCGCGGCTACGGCCTCTGGCGCCGCGCTCACCGTCGTGACGACGCCCAACAACCCGACCGGGCAGACGATCCCGCACGAGGACCTCAAGCAGCTCGCCGCGGGCGTCCCCGGCATCCTCGTCATCGACGAGGCCTACCACGAGTTCCTCACCGGCCCGACCGCGCTGGACGTGCTCGCCGAGCACCCCAACGTACTCGTCATGCGGACGTTTTCGAAGGCGATGGGCCTCGCCGGGCTCCGCGTCGGCACGCTCGTGGGGCACCCGGACCTGATCCAGGAGATCGAAAAGTCCCGCCTCCCGTTCGTCGTGGACCGCCTGGCCGAGGCCGTCGCGCTCCAGGTCCTCGCGCGGCCCGAACTGGTCGCGGAGCGCGTGGCGGAGTCCCGCGCCGAGCACGACCGGCTGGCCGACGCCGTCGAGGCGATGCCCGGCTGCGAGGTGCTCCGCGGCAAGGCCAACTTCTTCCTTTTCCGCACGCCTCTGGCGCACGCCGCGGTCCGCGAAACGCTCGCCGCCAGAGGCGTCAACATCCGCGACGTGACCGGCTACCCGGACCTCGCGCCGCGCGACGGCACGCCCGGCTGGCTCCGCGTCTCCATCGGCACGCCCGAGGAGAACGACGCCTTTCTCGCTTCGCTCGAATCTGTAATCCGGGATGCGTGA